Part of the Ignavibacterium album JCM 16511 genome, TATATTGTGTGTACCAACCGGGATTTTCAAGAATATTTCTTCTGATTACTGAAGGGAGAATTGTGGGATAATAACCCATTCCAATGTAAGTCTTTTGGATTTTATTCTTCGATGCCAGCTTTCTTAACTTTTTTATATACTCAAATTCGGAAAGCGGTTCACCAATGTTCAATCGTTCGGTTAATCTGATGTTTTGGGGAATGGTCTGCTCTATTAAATCATCAACTGATTTTGCACCACATTCAATTGCCATCTGATTTAATTCATCAAAAGAAGGTCCTATATGACGGGATTCGAATTTATCGGGATGTTCAAAATGTTTCATAAAATTCTCAGTAAAAAATGTTAGAAATTTTTAATAATCATTACAAAATTAAGCAAATAAAAATCGAAACTGATTCAAATCTAAAGTGGGAAAATTACTAATGTGATTTAAGTATCTTTTCCATTGCCTTCTGTGCAGCATTCTGCTCGGCTGACTTTTTATTTTTTCCTTTTCCGATTCCAATTATTTTGTCACCAACACTAACCTGAACAGTAAAGATTCTTTCGTGCTGCGGACCTTCTTCTTTTATTACTTTATAATTAGGTAATTCAAGTTTATTCGCCTGAGCATATTCAAGCAACTGACTTTTATAATTTTCATCGACCAAATGTTCACCTGCTTCAACAATAGGATCTATCAAAACTTTGCGAATAAAAACACGGCCTGCATCCAAACCCTGATCGAGATAAAGCGCACCAACCAAAGCTTCAAAAGCATCGGATAAAACTGTTTTAGCTCCTCTGGAAAATGTGTTTGAAAGGTTCTGATTGATCAATAAAAATTTAACAAGTCCGATTTCTTCTGCACTATCTGCCAATGAATTTCTATTTACAATTTTTGCCCGAACTTTTGTAAGAAATCCTTCATCTTTATCAGGATAAAGGTGGAATAAATATTCAGCTGTAATTAAACTTAAAACAGCATCGCCAAGAAATTCTAGTCTTTCATTCGAAGCATCATCTTCATCAAGCTCTTCAAGAAATGATCTGTGAATAAGTGCCTGAATGTAATGAGATTGATCTTTGATCGGATAACCGATAATTTTTTCGAGGTCAGAAAATTGCTGAGCAGTGAGAAGTCTTTTTGATGATTTGTTCTTTTGGGAAACCCGCCTTCTGAAAATTTTTTTAATGCGGGAGAAAATTCCGTCCAAGATTATTCCTCAAATTTTTTAAAAAGCAAAGATGCATTGTGTCCACCAAATCCAAATGTATTGCTAATTGCAGCCCGAACAGTTTTTTTTGTTGCTTTTAAAGGTGAATAATTCAAATCACATTCAGGATCAGGATTGGTAAGATTTATAGTTGGTGGAATAATATCGTTATAAATAGCAAGTACAGTAGCTATAGCTTCTATTCCTCCTGCAGCACCAAGTAAATGTCCGGTCATTGATTTTGTTGAATTTACAACTAACTTGTATGCATGTTCACCAAATACAGTTTTAATTGCTTTGGTCTCATTCACATCGTTGTAAGGAGTAGAAGTTCCGTGAGCATTTATATGATCAATATCTTCTGGCTTTAGACCAGCATCTAAAATGGCTTCTCTCATTGAACGTACAGCGCCTTCACCGCCTGGCGCCGGAGCCGTAATATGATATGCATCTCCGGTTAAACCAATGCCTGAAATTTCAGCGTAGATTTTAGCACCTCTGTTTAAAGCGTGATTTAATTCTTCGAGAATTATAGTACCCGCACCTTCACCCATTACAAAACCGTTTCTGTCTTTATCAAAAGGTCTGGATGCTTCTTTGTATCTGTCGTTCCAAGTAGAAAGTGCTTTCATCGCATTAAATCCAGCTATTGCCATTTCAGAAACAGAAGCTTCACTTCCACCTGTAACCATTATATCAGCATTGCCTCTTTGAATCAGCATAAAAGCATCAGCGATTGCGTGTGAGGAAGTTGCACAAGCTGATGTAGTTGCATAATTCGGACCCTTGAAACCATACTTAATTGAAATCTGACCAGCTGCTAAATCGGCAATCATCATAGGAACAAAGAAAGGACTAATTACATTCGGATTTTTTGCCTGAAAATATTTGAAGTGTTCTGTCTTGAGGGCCTCAAGTCCTCCAATGCCACTTCCAAAAATT contains:
- the rnc gene encoding ribonuclease III; this translates as MDGIFSRIKKIFRRRVSQKNKSSKRLLTAQQFSDLEKIIGYPIKDQSHYIQALIHRSFLEELDEDDASNERLEFLGDAVLSLITAEYLFHLYPDKDEGFLTKVRAKIVNRNSLADSAEEIGLVKFLLINQNLSNTFSRGAKTVLSDAFEALVGALYLDQGLDAGRVFIRKVLIDPIVEAGEHLVDENYKSQLLEYAQANKLELPNYKVIKEEGPQHERIFTVQVSVGDKIIGIGKGKNKKSAEQNAAQKAMEKILKSH
- the fabF gene encoding beta-ketoacyl-ACP synthase II, with amino-acid sequence MGKRRVVVTGMGAVTPIGISVKEYWQGLLDGRNGVDLITHFDTTNFDTKFAAEVKNFNPENYFDKKTLKRLDPFTQFALVSAQEAIEDSLLNLDKINKDRVGVIFGSGIGGLEALKTEHFKYFQAKNPNVISPFFVPMMIADLAAGQISIKYGFKGPNYATTSACATSSHAIADAFMLIQRGNADIMVTGGSEASVSEMAIAGFNAMKALSTWNDRYKEASRPFDKDRNGFVMGEGAGTIILEELNHALNRGAKIYAEISGIGLTGDAYHITAPAPGGEGAVRSMREAILDAGLKPEDIDHINAHGTSTPYNDVNETKAIKTVFGEHAYKLVVNSTKSMTGHLLGAAGGIEAIATVLAIYNDIIPPTINLTNPDPECDLNYSPLKATKKTVRAAISNTFGFGGHNASLLFKKFEE